A window of the Apodemus sylvaticus chromosome 15, mApoSyl1.1, whole genome shotgun sequence genome harbors these coding sequences:
- the LOC127665857 gene encoding olfactory receptor 2L8-like encodes MDSYNQTFTGFILLGIFPPSKIGLFLFVVIVLIFLTAWIGNLSMILLILLDSHLHTPMYFLLSQLSLIDLNYISTIVPKMLSDFMLGNKYISFIGCGFQIFLFLTFGGAETLLLASMAYDRYVAICFPLHYATHMSKRVCVMMITGAWILGSINSCAHTGYALQIPYCRSRAINHFFCDVPAMLILACMDTWVYEYTVFVSTILFLVFPFIGIVCSYGRVFLAVYRMHSEAGKKKAYSTCSTHLTVVTFYYAPFAYTYLRPRSLRSPAEDKILAVFYTILTPMLNPIIYSLRNKEVMGALKRMSHRICFAKL; translated from the coding sequence ATGGATAGTTATAATCAAACATTTACAGGTTTCATTTTATTGGGAATTTTCCCACCATCAAAAATAGGTCTGTTTCTCTTCGTTGTCATTGTTCTCATCTTCCTGACCGCTTGGATTGGCAACCTGTCCATgattctcctcatcctcctggaTTCAcatctccacacacccatgtatttTTTACTTAGTCAGCTTTCTCTTATTGACTTAAATTACATCTCTACTATTGTCCCTAAGATGTTGTCTGACTTTATGTTAGGTAATAAGTATATTTCCTTCATTGGGTGTGGATTTCAGATCTTTCTCTTCTTGACTTTTGGGGGTGCAGAAACCCTTTTGCTGGCATCTATGGCCTATGACCGTTATGTAGCTATTTGTTTTCCTCTCCACTATGCCACACATATGAGTAAAAGAGTATGTGTGATGATGATAACAGGAGCTTGGATTCTGGGATCCATTAATTCCTGTGCTCATACTGGATATGCACTCCAAATTCCTTATTGCAGATCCAGAGCCATCAACCATTTCTTCTGTGATGTCCCTGCCATGTTGATTCTGGCTTGCATGGATACATGGGTCTATGAGTATACAGTGTTTGTGAGTACAAtcctttttcttgtgtttccatTCATTGGAATAGTGTGTTCCTATGGCCGTGTTTTCCTTGCTGTCTACCGCATGCATTCTGAGGCAGGGAAGAAGAAGGCCTATTCTACCTGTAGCACCCACCTCACTGTAGTAACTTTCTACTATGCACCATTTGCTTACACCTATCTACGCCCGAGATCCCTCCGATCACCAGCAGAGGACAAGATTCTTGCAGTCTTCTACACAATTCTCACCCCAATGCTCAATCCTATCATCTACAGCCTGAGAAACAAAGAAGTGATGGGGGCCCTAAAAAGGATGTCTCACAGAATTTGCTTTGCAAAATTATAG